The Spirochaetaceae bacterium genome includes the window ACGTGACGGCAGCGGAAAGACGGGTGGTGGTTCTGCATGTATTCGCGAAGAAGTCACGGAAGACTCCTCGGCGGGCGCTTGTGACCGCCAGGGAACGTATGAAGCAGGTGGTACTATGACGAGACTGAAGGACCTGAAAAAGAGCCTCATGGAGGACCCTGAGTTCCGGGAGGAGTACGCGCGAGCTGATGATGAGTTCAAGCTGATCAAGGCGTTGGTGCGCGCCCGCAGGGCGGCAAAGCTGACACAAGCAGAGCTCGCCCGTCGCCTTGGCACAACCCAGTCTGCCGTCGCACGTTTGGAAGG containing:
- a CDS encoding helix-turn-helix transcriptional regulator, whose translation is MTRLKDLKKSLMEDPEFREEYARADDEFKLIKALVRARRAAKLTQAELARRLGTTQSAVARLEGGRVSPSLATLRRYAEATGTRLTVGLERAVPGR